TGGCCGAGGACCCGGCGGCCGGCCAGGTCGTAGAGGGTCAGCTCGACCGTCGCCGGCGCGGGCAGCTCGACGGCCACCCGGACGCGGTAGCCGCAGGGGTTGGGCCAGGGCAGACTGACCGCCGCCCGGGCCGGGGCGGGCTCGGCCCAGTCGACGGCGTTGGAATAGAAGTAGAGCGGGTAGCCGGCGTCCTCGGCATAGACGGCGTAGCTGTATTCCCCGGGGCCGGGCAGGCGGGTGTCGTGGAAGACGAAGCCGCCGTCGCCCGGGTACTCGTTGAGCAGCTCCCAGTCGTCGTAGGGCGCCGGGTCGTCCAGCAGGTAGCCGGCATCCGTCGCCACCCGGTAGAGGCGCAGGCCGTCGAAGGCCCCGTAGATAACCTCACCGTTGACCCGAATCCCCGCGCCCTCGACGGCGGCCGTCAGCTCCAGGGCGTTGGGGACGAGCTTGGTCAGGCAGGGGGTGGTGTACTCCTCGTTGAGCCGGAGGAACAATACATCTTCGGCGTCCTGCTCCAGGGGGATGCTGAAGGACTGACGCCGATGCTCATTGTAGAGGGAAAAGGGCTGTTCGGTGGTATCGACGTAACGGATGTAACCATCGACCCAGGTCTCGAACTCGTAGGGTGTGCCGTAGAAGGTGGGCTGGACCTGGTTGAGATAAACGGTGACCGCGGGCTCTCCGCCGGAGTCGTCGAGTTCCCAGTTCCAGTGGTAATAGGGGTGACCGGGGGAGTAGACCCACTGGTCGAAGAACCAGGACAGGTCGTCGTGGGTTTCGCTGCTGTAGTGCTCCTCCAGCGCCATCTGCAGGTCCGGCGTCAGCACGTTACCGTAACGGTGGCGGGCGACGTAGTCGCGCAGGGCGTCGTAGAAGGCCTCCTGGCCCAGCTCCCGCCGCAACATCTCGACGACGAAGGCGCCCTTGTCATAGATCAGGGGTGCGCTGAGGGTGTCACAGACGATGGGCCTCAGGTGCCAATCCCAGCCATAGAAACGCCCTATGTAGGAGGAGTGCCATCTCTCGCGCACCGCGATGGGATCGCCTTCGCCTTCGGGTTGCTCGGGCCAGAAGGCCTCGCTCCAGGTGGCGAAGCCCTCGTTGAGCCAGGAGTGGTGCCAGTGGGCCGGGGAGAGCAGGTCGCCGAACCACATGTGGGCGTCCTCATGGACGATCGGCCGATCGCTCATCGCCTGCCACTCCATCCCCAAATTAAGTGTTTGATGATAAAGGACATCGAAGCCGTAGGGGCCGAAATGCTCCTCGTAGCAAACGATCAGGTCTGGTATGTAGGCGTAGTTCTGACGGTACTGATCCGCCTCGTCGGGATGGCAGAAGTAACCGATGGGGAAGGGCTCGGAGGCGAACTCGATGTAGGTCAGCTCCTCCGCGGGGCGGCCGCCGAACCA
This window of the Candidatus Coatesbacteria bacterium genome carries:
- a CDS encoding T9SS type A sorting domain-containing protein; translation: MFKGNGLVRCAALLLLLAVSAPALQAPAWGEYPVHPELLHKLGPERDATWAYPLPPEPSGSDLLDLDWYIEFYPPAEDIVATAVWTITPTEALQDELVLEMGEELAIDGVYYEGSPADYSRDGWYVRIELEPALAAGQTAEVRIDYHGQVSIIDYYSEGMQMRFSHHQWRQQTHLYLPCFDYPSDKFTITQRLNVPAGWTMLANGVLEEVVDGGDGRQTHVWRMNHDCAMYLMWFGGRPAEELTYIEFASEPFPIGYFCHPDEADQYRQNYAYIPDLIVCYEEHFGPYGFDVLYHQTLNLGMEWQAMSDRPIVHEDAHMWFGDLLSPAHWHHSWLNEGFATWSEAFWPEQPEGEGDPIAVRERWHSSYIGRFYGWDWHLRPIVCDTLSAPLIYDKGAFVVEMLRRELGQEAFYDALRDYVARHRYGNVLTPDLQMALEEHYSSETHDDLSWFFDQWVYSPGHPYYHWNWELDDSGGEPAVTVYLNQVQPTFYGTPYEFETWVDGYIRYVDTTEQPFSLYNEHRRQSFSIPLEQDAEDVLFLRLNEEYTTPCLTKLVPNALELTAAVEGAGIRVNGEVIYGAFDGLRLYRVATDAGYLLDDPAPYDDWELLNEYPGDGGFVFHDTRLPGPGEYSYAVYAEDAGYPLYFYSNAVDWAEPAPARAAVSLPWPNPCGYRVRVAVELPAPATVELTLYDLAGRRVLGHSEPLAAGRHTVELDVGDLATGIYLLRARGGDADELRRLVISR